In Terriglobia bacterium, a single window of DNA contains:
- a CDS encoding lmo0937 family membrane protein, with protein MLWTVAVILMVLWLLGMASSYTMGGFIHGLLVLAIIVVLLRLIHGRRLTTS; from the coding sequence ATGTTGTGGACCGTGGCCGTGATCCTGATGGTCTTGTGGCTTCTGGGTATGGCAAGCAGCTACACGATGGGCGGCTTCATCCACGGCCTGCTCGTTCTGGCGATCATCGTGGTCCTGCTCCGGCTGATCCACGGACGAAGACTGACGACTTCCTGA
- a CDS encoding lipid-binding SYLF domain-containing protein produces the protein MRIRFFAIPLALLLALSAAAATGLTKNDKTTLREAVVVLDALTSAPDKGIPQELLGKADCILIFPSVTKGAFIVGGKGGHGVASCRQPDGKMGSAAFYTVGGASVGFQIGAQSADVVMLIMNEGGVNHLLADRFTIGGEATATAGPVGRTAQAATDAQMHAQILSWSRSRGLFVGAALDGSVVKPNQDANARLYGEKTTGREILVNSKLDVPASAQSLVDSIRQHMAVAVAQERSETR, from the coding sequence ATGAGAATCCGATTCTTCGCGATTCCTCTCGCACTCCTTCTGGCTCTCTCCGCGGCGGCCGCGACCGGGCTGACCAAGAACGACAAGACGACGCTGCGCGAGGCCGTGGTGGTCCTCGACGCGCTGACGAGCGCCCCCGACAAGGGCATCCCGCAGGAGCTCCTCGGGAAGGCCGACTGCATCCTGATCTTCCCCTCCGTGACCAAGGGTGCGTTCATCGTGGGAGGCAAGGGGGGCCACGGCGTGGCCTCGTGCCGCCAGCCCGACGGGAAAATGGGCTCCGCGGCGTTCTACACGGTCGGTGGGGCCAGCGTCGGCTTCCAGATCGGCGCGCAGTCGGCCGACGTCGTGATGCTCATCATGAACGAGGGTGGGGTCAACCACCTCCTCGCGGACCGCTTCACGATCGGCGGCGAGGCCACGGCCACGGCCGGCCCGGTGGGACGAACGGCCCAGGCGGCGACCGATGCGCAGATGCACGCTCAGATCCTCTCCTGGTCCCGGTCGCGCGGCCTGTTCGTCGGCGCGGCCCTGGACGGCTCGGTGGTGAAGCCGAACCAGGACGCCAACGCGCGTCTCTACGGCGAGAAGACCACCGGGAGGGAGATCCTGGTGAACTCGAAGCTCGACGTCCCGGCCTCGGCTCAATCGCTCGTGGATTCGATCCGCCAACACATGGCGGTCGCCGTCGCCCAGGAACGGTCCGAGACGCGGTGA
- a CDS encoding MacB family efflux pump subunit has protein sequence MSPPLLELQGVCRTYTSGGEPLTVLTEVGLAIQSGEFVAIMGASGSGKSTLMNIIGCLDKPSSGTYRIRGIDVASLPGDALAALRRDTFGFIFQRYNLMSDLSAVENAEVPAVYCGMAKTQRTSHASDLLRELGLGDRLEHHPSQLSGGQQQRVSIARALMNGGPVILADEPTGALDSQGGKEVMAILEKLHGQGHTIIVVTHDSDIAAYAHRVVRIVDGRIKSDELQQHAETVRQATPAETAEDAKAGMAVLGESLKMAFRSLLHNRLRSALTMLGIIIGVASVVALMAIGNGAKQDVLERIQAMGTDLLTVMRGPPAVRASAVVVTSFLPEDLPSIRSLAGVDLAVPESTSSSLLRFGDQDLTVAVVGTGEDFPQVHDWPPQAGVFFSAEHVKRYAQVVTLGKTVASNLFPAGANPLGQYILIGSAPFLVIGVLSTKGLTPRGDDMDNSVWLPYTTAGARVSGQRYFNNFVVRVKPGADMAVVQAGLHALLMRRHGKEDFNIRNQADTIATASETQNTLTYLLAAIAVISLIVGGIGVMNIMLVSVTERTREIGIRMAIGARSFDVLFQFLTEAVMVCFIGGLAGVAVGVAGGLSTSAMAGWRVIFTVAPIVIAFACAFLTGIVFGYLPARKAAHLDPIEALARE, from the coding sequence ATGTCGCCGCCTCTGCTCGAATTGCAAGGTGTCTGCCGTACCTATACGTCGGGAGGCGAGCCGCTGACCGTGCTCACGGAAGTCGGCCTGGCGATTCAGAGCGGCGAGTTCGTCGCCATCATGGGTGCATCCGGCTCGGGCAAGTCCACGCTCATGAACATCATCGGCTGCCTCGACAAGCCGTCGAGCGGCACGTATCGGATCCGCGGCATCGACGTGGCCAGCCTCCCCGGCGATGCGCTGGCGGCGTTGCGTCGCGATACCTTCGGCTTCATCTTCCAGCGTTACAACCTGATGTCCGATCTCTCCGCCGTCGAAAATGCGGAAGTCCCGGCGGTGTACTGCGGCATGGCGAAGACCCAGCGCACGTCGCACGCCAGCGACCTGCTGCGTGAACTCGGGTTGGGCGACCGGCTGGAGCACCATCCGAGCCAGCTCTCGGGCGGCCAGCAACAGCGCGTCAGCATCGCCCGCGCGCTCATGAACGGCGGGCCGGTGATCCTGGCCGATGAACCTACAGGAGCGCTGGACAGCCAGGGCGGCAAGGAGGTCATGGCCATTCTGGAGAAGCTGCACGGGCAGGGGCACACGATCATCGTGGTGACCCACGACAGCGACATCGCGGCGTACGCCCACCGAGTCGTCCGCATCGTGGACGGCCGTATCAAGTCCGACGAGCTGCAGCAGCACGCGGAAACCGTCCGTCAGGCGACACCCGCCGAAACGGCGGAGGACGCCAAGGCTGGCATGGCGGTTCTCGGAGAATCCCTGAAGATGGCGTTCCGGTCGCTGTTGCACAACCGGCTGCGGTCCGCGCTGACCATGCTGGGCATCATCATCGGCGTCGCCTCCGTGGTCGCGCTGATGGCGATCGGCAACGGCGCGAAGCAGGACGTCCTCGAGCGCATTCAGGCCATGGGCACCGACTTGTTGACGGTCATGCGAGGGCCGCCCGCCGTCCGCGCCTCGGCCGTGGTCGTGACCAGCTTCCTGCCCGAGGATCTGCCGTCCATTCGCAGCCTTGCCGGTGTCGACCTGGCGGTCCCGGAATCGACGTCGTCCTCCCTGCTGCGCTTCGGCGACCAGGACCTGACGGTCGCGGTCGTCGGGACCGGCGAGGACTTCCCCCAGGTGCACGATTGGCCGCCGCAGGCCGGCGTGTTCTTCTCGGCGGAACACGTGAAGCGCTACGCCCAGGTCGTCACGCTCGGGAAGACCGTGGCGAGCAACCTGTTCCCCGCGGGTGCGAATCCGCTGGGACAGTACATCCTCATCGGCAGCGCGCCCTTCCTGGTCATCGGCGTATTGAGCACCAAGGGCTTGACCCCGCGGGGCGACGACATGGACAACTCCGTCTGGCTGCCCTACACGACGGCAGGAGCGCGCGTCTCGGGACAACGCTATTTCAATAATTTTGTCGTGAGAGTGAAGCCGGGAGCGGACATGGCCGTGGTGCAAGCCGGACTCCATGCGCTGTTGATGAGGCGTCACGGCAAGGAGGACTTCAACATTCGGAACCAGGCCGACACCATCGCCACGGCCAGTGAAACGCAGAACACGCTCACCTATCTTCTGGCGGCGATCGCCGTGATCTCGCTCATCGTCGGCGGCATCGGCGTGATGAACATCATGCTGGTCTCGGTGACCGAGCGGACACGCGAAATCGGGATCCGGATGGCGATCGGCGCGCGCAGCTTCGACGTGTTGTTCCAGTTCCTCACCGAGGCCGTGATGGTCTGCTTCATCGGCGGCCTGGCGGGTGTCGCCGTCGGCGTTGCCGGCGGTCTTTCGACCTCGGCGATGGCGGGCTGGCGCGTGATCTTCACGGTCGCGCCGATCGTCATCGCCTTCGCATGCGCTTTTCTTACGGGGATCGTCTTCGGCTATCTTCCGGCCAGGAAAGCCGCGCACCTGGACCCCATCGAGGCGCTGGCTCGGGAGTAG
- a CDS encoding efflux RND transporter periplasmic adaptor subunit codes for METMSIGATVTSPATAADEPATPPLDRHPMARALLGRRGLWVMGAILAAGAAALGYHWAFGTAKVVYATAAVQRGDVESTVVAAGVVQPVKYVDVGAQTSGKLKSLKVARGDQVVENQLLAEIDPALADTALAAADATLASMTSQRAVKQAQLVLAKAERDRNDKLYGELLISANDRDVTRAGYDAAFADAASVSSQMKLATAAIDTAKANVGYTKITAPMAGEVVSISLLEGQTLNANQQAPNILRIGDIGTVTVWAQVSEADIVRVKPGQDVYFTVLGDSRRWSGKIRQILPTPELINNVVFYDVLFDIPNPERELKIQMTAQVFIVLAQAKGVLLIPAAAIGNAGEGAAVKVRVLRADGTVELRAIRIGIKSEISAEVTEGLEENEKVVIGGITAPGTKSTSALSARKGP; via the coding sequence ATGGAAACGATGAGCATCGGCGCGACGGTCACGTCCCCGGCGACGGCGGCGGACGAGCCTGCAACGCCTCCCTTGGATCGTCATCCCATGGCTCGCGCCCTCCTCGGGCGACGCGGCCTGTGGGTGATGGGCGCGATCCTCGCCGCGGGCGCCGCCGCGCTCGGGTATCACTGGGCGTTCGGCACGGCCAAGGTCGTCTATGCCACCGCCGCCGTACAGCGCGGCGACGTGGAAAGCACCGTCGTGGCGGCGGGCGTCGTGCAGCCCGTCAAGTACGTCGATGTCGGCGCTCAGACCTCCGGCAAGCTCAAATCGCTGAAGGTCGCGCGCGGCGACCAGGTGGTGGAGAACCAGCTGCTCGCGGAAATCGACCCGGCCCTGGCGGACACGGCGCTCGCGGCGGCCGATGCGACCCTCGCGAGCATGACGTCGCAGCGCGCGGTGAAACAGGCGCAACTCGTGCTCGCCAAAGCCGAGCGCGATCGCAACGACAAGCTCTACGGGGAGCTGCTGATCTCCGCCAACGACCGTGACGTCACCCGGGCCGGTTACGATGCCGCATTCGCGGACGCCGCTTCGGTCTCGTCGCAGATGAAGCTCGCCACGGCGGCGATCGACACCGCCAAAGCCAACGTGGGCTATACGAAGATCACGGCGCCGATGGCCGGCGAAGTCGTTTCCATCAGCCTTCTGGAAGGGCAGACGCTCAACGCGAATCAGCAGGCGCCGAATATCCTGCGCATCGGCGACATCGGCACCGTCACGGTCTGGGCGCAAGTGTCGGAAGCGGACATCGTCCGCGTCAAGCCCGGCCAGGACGTCTACTTCACCGTCCTCGGGGATTCCCGGCGCTGGAGCGGCAAGATCAGGCAGATCCTCCCGACTCCGGAACTCATCAACAACGTGGTGTTCTACGACGTGCTGTTCGATATTCCGAATCCGGAGCGCGAGCTGAAGATCCAGATGACGGCGCAGGTCTTCATCGTTCTGGCGCAGGCGAAAGGCGTTTTGCTGATACCGGCTGCCGCCATCGGCAATGCCGGCGAGGGCGCGGCCGTCAAGGTGCGGGTGCTGAGGGCCGATGGCACCGTCGAACTGCGCGCGATCCGGATCGGCATCAAGAGCGAGATCTCGGCGGAGGTCACGGAAGGTCTCGAGGAGAACGAGAAGGTCGTCATCGGGGGCATCACGGCGCCGGGCACCAAGTCGACCAGCGCCCTGAGCGCTCGCAAGGGCCCCTGA
- a CDS encoding DUF3185 domain-containing protein, whose translation MRTKTVVAVILIALGIVALAYQGITYTSMGRGIDLGPMHVTTETTHHIPLPPILGGIALVGGIVLLAVDRRRIGRAA comes from the coding sequence ATGAGAACGAAGACGGTAGTTGCTGTCATCTTGATCGCTCTGGGCATCGTGGCGCTCGCTTATCAGGGGATCACGTACACCAGCATGGGAAGGGGCATCGATCTCGGCCCGATGCACGTGACGACCGAGACCACCCACCACATCCCGCTTCCGCCGATCCTCGGAGGCATCGCGCTGGTCGGCGGAATCGTCTTGCTGGCCGTGGACCGGAGGCGCATCGGCCGTGCGGCGTAA
- a CDS encoding lmo0937 family membrane protein, with amino-acid sequence MLWTIAVVLGILWLLGFLSSYTMGGFIHILLVLAIITVLIRVIQGRRVLS; translated from the coding sequence ATGTTGTGGACGATTGCCGTGGTTCTGGGAATCCTGTGGCTACTGGGGTTCCTGTCCAGCTACACGATGGGAGGGTTCATTCACATCCTGCTGGTGCTCGCAATCATCACGGTGCTGATCAGGGTCATCCAGGGGCGACGCGTGCTGTCGTAG
- a CDS encoding sensor histidine kinase, producing MRSKSEGNSFGLSRRYTAALQKHLVLKSRTNPRTARSLGTEAMEVGLDISDLVGIHERALFTLLPRRSSSGGRAGMVKLAAAFCVEALAPFEIARRAALENNGVSDRPSLTTRRRTVALAALRLRLRREIDLREAVQEALEKSERHYVQLLERSRHMQEHLRRLSHELLSSQEEERKRISRELHDEVGQILTAINVKLATLKKEATVNTTGLKGTISSTQRLVERSMKTVHRFARELRPPILDDLGLIPALHSFMKGFTKRTRIPVDFTAFVAVEQLSGDKRTVLYRVAQEAFTNVEKHAEASRVTVSIRKIRGVVHMEIHDDGRSFQVERVLHSRRVGRLGLIGMQERVEMVGGTFAVRSAPGKGTTLSAQIPCDGGRGGSPNARLEARK from the coding sequence ATGAGATCCAAATCCGAAGGTAACTCGTTCGGGTTGTCGCGACGATACACGGCGGCGTTGCAGAAGCACCTGGTCTTGAAGTCGAGGACGAACCCGCGGACGGCGCGTAGCCTCGGAACCGAGGCCATGGAAGTCGGCCTGGACATTTCGGATTTGGTCGGAATCCACGAGCGCGCGTTGTTCACCCTCCTGCCTCGGCGCTCGTCATCCGGCGGCAGAGCCGGGATGGTCAAGCTCGCGGCGGCGTTCTGCGTCGAGGCGCTCGCACCGTTCGAGATCGCTCGCCGCGCCGCGCTGGAGAACAACGGCGTATCCGATCGACCGAGCTTGACCACGCGCCGGCGCACGGTCGCGCTGGCGGCACTCCGGCTGCGACTGAGACGCGAGATCGACCTCCGAGAGGCGGTCCAGGAAGCCCTCGAGAAGAGCGAGCGACATTACGTCCAGTTGCTGGAGAGATCCCGTCACATGCAGGAGCACCTTCGACGCCTTTCCCACGAGCTTCTGTCCTCGCAGGAGGAGGAGCGGAAGAGGATCAGCCGCGAGCTCCACGATGAGGTCGGCCAGATCCTCACGGCGATCAACGTCAAGCTGGCGACCTTGAAGAAGGAAGCCACCGTCAACACCACGGGCCTCAAGGGAACGATCTCCAGCACGCAGCGGCTCGTGGAACGGTCGATGAAGACGGTGCATCGGTTCGCGCGCGAATTGCGTCCGCCGATCCTGGACGACCTCGGGCTCATTCCCGCCCTCCATTCGTTCATGAAGGGCTTCACGAAGCGGACGCGCATTCCCGTCGACTTCACGGCGTTCGTCGCGGTCGAGCAGCTGAGCGGCGACAAGCGAACGGTGCTCTATCGCGTGGCGCAGGAAGCGTTCACCAACGTCGAAAAGCACGCGGAAGCCAGCCGGGTGACGGTGAGCATTCGGAAGATCCGGGGCGTCGTTCACATGGAGATCCACGACGACGGAAGGTCGTTTCAGGTGGAACGAGTGCTCCACTCCCGGAGGGTCGGGCGGCTGGGACTGATCGGCATGCAGGAACGTGTCGAGATGGTCGGCGGCACCTTCGCCGTCCGATCCGCGCCGGGCAAGGGCACCACCCTGAGCGCGCAGATTCCGTGCGACGGCGGGCGCGGCGGATCGCCGAACGCTCGACTCGAGGCCAGGAAATGA
- a CDS encoding response regulator transcription factor: MKPITVLLADDHTVVREGLRVLLEMDDDIEVVGEAKTGREAVQLTRKLLPAVVVMDIAMPLLNGLEATRQILQALPATKVIVLSAHGDDAYVEQVIELGAAGYLLKQSSALVLAKAIREVHNGKKYFSPAIAKRLADRPDHSFHGATGRHKKIAPGLTSREIEILQLIAEGLANKQAAAELGISIKTVEKHRQHLMSKLDIHDTAGLTRYAINAGIVESRVRFTID, translated from the coding sequence ATGAAGCCCATCACCGTGTTGCTGGCCGATGATCACACGGTCGTCCGAGAAGGGCTGCGGGTGCTGCTGGAGATGGACGACGACATCGAGGTGGTCGGCGAAGCGAAGACCGGCCGCGAAGCCGTGCAGTTGACCCGGAAGCTCCTGCCCGCGGTGGTCGTCATGGACATCGCGATGCCGCTGCTCAACGGCCTCGAAGCCACCCGGCAGATTCTCCAGGCGCTGCCCGCCACCAAGGTCATCGTCCTTTCCGCGCACGGCGATGACGCGTACGTCGAGCAGGTGATCGAGCTGGGCGCGGCGGGATACCTGCTCAAACAGTCGTCCGCCCTCGTTCTCGCCAAGGCGATTCGCGAGGTTCACAACGGGAAGAAGTACTTCAGCCCGGCCATCGCCAAGAGGCTCGCGGATCGTCCGGACCATTCCTTCCATGGAGCGACGGGACGACACAAGAAGATCGCCCCCGGCCTGACCTCGCGTGAGATCGAGATTCTCCAGCTGATCGCCGAAGGGCTCGCCAACAAGCAGGCGGCGGCCGAGCTCGGCATCAGCATCAAGACGGTCGAGAAGCATCGACAGCATCTCATGAGCAAGCTGGACATCCATGACACCGCTGGTCTCACCCGCTACGCCATCAACGCGGGGATCGTCGAAAGCCGGGTCCGGTTCACGATCGATTAG
- a CDS encoding zinc dependent phospholipase C family protein: MALLLVVLMCSSASFAYSVLTHEEIVDLVWTDGIQPLLLKRYPGLPEDQIREAHAYAYGGAVIQDLGYYPFGSREFSDLVHYVRSGDFVRELLAESQDVDEYAFALGSLSHYASDIAGHPAVNHAVAIAYPKLRAEFGESVRYAQNKRAHLKTEFGFDTVQVAKNRYASKQYHDFIGFQVSKSLLERVFPVVYGVELKDVLAHEDLAVGSYRFAVSRLIPQMTQVALRTHKKELRYESPNFAKQKFLYRLSRSDYEREWGKDYVKPGLGTRILSALLRFVPKIGPFRKLGFNSPTPETEDLYIKSINTTVDQYRAFLEGVRAGTLVLPNCDLDTGHATEAAEYSLTDDTYAKLLAQLAERKFDLTSPELRADILKFYSDLSVPIETKKDRARWQSMMTSLDLLICVEPVSTVASDSAR, translated from the coding sequence ATGGCGCTTCTTCTCGTCGTGCTCATGTGCAGCAGCGCTTCGTTCGCGTATTCCGTCCTGACGCACGAGGAGATCGTGGACCTGGTCTGGACCGATGGGATCCAGCCCCTCCTGCTCAAGCGATATCCGGGACTTCCGGAAGACCAGATCAGGGAGGCGCATGCCTACGCGTACGGCGGCGCGGTCATCCAGGATCTCGGCTACTACCCGTTCGGCAGTCGAGAGTTCAGCGACCTGGTTCATTACGTTCGTAGCGGTGACTTCGTTCGCGAGTTGCTGGCCGAGAGCCAGGACGTGGACGAATACGCCTTCGCGCTAGGCTCGTTATCGCATTATGCGTCGGATATCGCCGGTCACCCGGCGGTCAACCACGCCGTCGCGATCGCTTATCCGAAGCTACGAGCGGAGTTCGGCGAGTCGGTTAGGTACGCCCAGAACAAGAGGGCGCACCTGAAAACGGAGTTCGGGTTCGACACGGTGCAGGTCGCGAAGAACCGTTACGCGTCGAAGCAGTACCACGATTTCATCGGGTTCCAGGTGTCCAAATCCTTGCTGGAGCGGGTCTTTCCCGTCGTCTACGGCGTGGAGTTGAAAGACGTGCTCGCCCACGAGGATCTGGCGGTGGGCTCGTATCGCTTCGCCGTCAGCCGTCTGATTCCGCAAATGACACAAGTCGCGCTCAGAACCCATAAGAAGGAACTGAGGTACGAATCGCCGAATTTCGCGAAGCAGAAGTTCCTGTACCGTCTTTCCCGCTCGGACTACGAGAGGGAGTGGGGAAAGGACTACGTGAAACCAGGCTTGGGCACGCGGATCCTGTCAGCTCTCCTGCGATTCGTGCCGAAGATCGGTCCCTTCAGGAAGCTGGGCTTCAACAGCCCGACTCCGGAAACGGAAGATCTGTACATCAAGAGCATCAACACGACCGTCGATCAGTACCGGGCCTTTCTCGAGGGAGTGCGCGCGGGCACGCTGGTGCTTCCCAATTGCGACCTGGATACGGGCCACGCGACCGAGGCGGCGGAATACTCGCTCACGGACGACACCTACGCGAAGCTGCTGGCGCAGCTGGCAGAGCGGAAGTTCGACCTGACGTCGCCGGAGCTGAGAGCCGACATCCTGAAGTTCTATTCCGACCTCTCCGTCCCGATCGAGACGAAGAAGGACCGGGCTCGCTGGCAGAGCATGATGACGTCGCTTGACCTGTTGATTTGCGTGGAGCCGGTGTCGACCGTGGCGAGCGACTCTGCACGCTGA